TCGCTTCATCGACGAAGGGGTCGCGCACTATGCCAGGGGGCGTGATTTCCCGGCCGAGAACTTCACCTCACGCCTGTCGCCGCACCTGCACTTCGGCGAAATCACGCCGCGCCAGGTGTGGGTGGCGATCGAAAACGCCACGCGTGAAAAACCCTCGCTGGAAAAACCGGCCGACAAGTTCCTGGCCGAGATCGGCTGGCGCGAGTTTGCGTATCATGTCCTGTTCCATCACCCGCACACGGTCAACCAGCCCTTGATGGAAAAATACGCCGCGTTCCCGTGGCGCGATGTCGACAAGGACCAGGATGCCGCCGCCGACCTCGAGGCCTGGCAGCGCGGCCTTACTGGCTATCCCATTGTCGATGCCGGCATGCGCCAGCTGTGGCGTGATGGCTGGATGCACAATCGCGTGCGCATGATCGTCGCGTCCTTCCTGGTGAAGAACCTCCGACTGCACTGGTGGCACGGCGCGCGCTGGTTCATGGATACGCTGGTGGATGCCGATCTCGCGTCGAATACCCTGGGCTGGCAATGGGCCGCGGGCTGCGGCGCCGATGCCGCGCCGTACTTTCGCATTTTCAATCCGATGCTGCAGAGCAAGAAGTTCGAAGCGGAGGATTACATCCGCGAGTACGTGCCGGAGCTGCGAGAGGTCCAGGATGCACACCTGCATGCGCCGTGGGAAGCGCCGGCCGAGGCGCTGGATAAAGCAGGCGTGAAGCTTGGCAAGGATTACCCGGAACCGATCATCGAGTACAAGGCCTCGCGCGAACGCGCCCTCGCTGCCTTGCAGGAATTGAAAGAC
Above is a genomic segment from Gammaproteobacteria bacterium containing:
- a CDS encoding deoxyribodipyrimidine photo-lyase; translated protein: MTTALVWFRRDFRLHDNAALTAALAAADTVIPVYLHAPEEEEAQGERWEATGAAAWWLHHSLRALKKDLRDSGSNLVIRRCTESLLELQKLIDATGAEVVHWNRLYEPHTVARDAQIKQALGEAGIEAVSHAGCLLHEPTMQKTKTGNPFKVFTPFWKSTRPSLDIGTPGGKPRELRAPSSWPQTMRVRELELLPDINWHDSIAAAWQPGEEGASALLHRFIDEGVAHYARGRDFPAENFTSRLSPHLHFGEITPRQVWVAIENATREKPSLEKPADKFLAEIGWREFAYHVLFHHPHTVNQPLMEKYAAFPWRDVDKDQDAAADLEAWQRGLTGYPIVDAGMRQLWRDGWMHNRVRMIVASFLVKNLRLHWWHGARWFMDTLVDADLASNTLGWQWAAGCGADAAPYFRIFNPMLQSKKFEAEDYIREYVPELREVQDAHLHAPWEAPAEALDKAGVKLGKDYPEPIIEYKASRERALAALQELKD